From a region of the Sesamum indicum cultivar Zhongzhi No. 13 linkage group LG3, S_indicum_v1.0, whole genome shotgun sequence genome:
- the LOC105157721 gene encoding NADP-specific glutamate dehydrogenase isoform X3 produces MSKTAGSIVEAALRRDPHETEFIQSVQEVVHALERVISKNSNYVNIMERLLEPERTIIFRVPWVDDRGETHVNRGFRVHFNQTLGPCRGGLRFHPLMNLSIAKFLSFEQTLKNALSPYRLGGSSGGSDFDPKGKSDNEIMKFCQSFMNELYRYLGPDKDLPSEEMGVGTREMGYLYGQYRRLAGHSQGSFTGPRVNWSGSSLRTEATGYGLVFFAQLMLADTNKELKGLRCAVSGSGKISMHVLEKLIAYGALPITVSDSKGYLVDEDGFDFMKISFLRDIKAQNRSLRDYSKTYARSKYYDEAKPWNERCDVAFPCACQNEIDQSDAINLVNSGCRILVEGSNMPCTPEAVDVLRKANVLVAPSMAAGVGGVIAGELELKECNLNWSPEDFESKLQEAMKQTYQRALKAATDFGYQKESPEALVHGAAISAFLTIASGMADQGCA; encoded by the exons ATGTCAAAAACGGCTGGATCAATTGTTGAGGCTGCATTGAGAAGGGATCCACATGAAACAGAATTCATTCAGTCTGTTCAAGAAGTGGTTCATGCTTTGGAAAgagtaatttcaaaaaattccaa CTATGTCAATATTATGGAGCGGTTGTTAGAGCCTGAGCGTACCATTATCTTTCGGGTTCCATGGGTTGATGATAGGGGTGAGACACATGTCAACCGTGGATTTCGTGTTCACTTTAACCAAACACTTGGTCCATGCAGGGGTGGTCTGCGTTTTCATCCATTGATGAACTTGAGCATTGCCAAGTTTCTCAGTTTTGAACAG ACATTAAAAAATGCTTTATCTCCATACAGACTTGGTGGCTCTTCGGGTGGGAGTGATTTTGATCCAAAAGGCAAAAGTGATAATGAg ATCATGAAATTTTGTCAGAGCTTCATGAATGAGTTGTACCGCTATTTGGGTCCTGACAAG GATCTTCCTTCGGAGGAGATGGGTGTTGGCACCCGTGAAATGGGTTATTTGTATGGACAATATCGGCGCCTGGCTGGTCATTCTCAG GGAAGTTTTACAGGGCCTAGAGTAAACTGGTCCGGTTCCAGCCTTAGAACTGAAGCTACTGGTTATGGATTG GTATTCTTTGCCCAACTTATGCTTGCTGACACGAATAAAGAACTGAAAGGACTAAG ATGTGCAGTTAGTGGTTCCGGAAAGATATCAATGCATGTCCTAGAGAAGCTTATTGCATATGGTGCGCTTCCCATAACAGTATCAG ATTCAAAGGGTTATTTGGTGGATGAGGATGGGTTtgatttcatgaaaatatcttttctAAGAGACATTAAAGCTCAGAATAGAAGTTTAAG AGACTATTCAAAAACGTATGCTCGTTCTAAGTACTACGACGAAGCAAAGCCTTGGAACGAAAGGTGTGATGTTGCATTTCCTTGTGCTTGCCAGAATGAGATCGATCAATCTGATGCCATCAATTTGGTAAACTCAGGATGCCGTATACTTGTAGAAG GCTCAAACATGCCTTGTACTCCTGAAGCAGTTGATGTTTTGAGGAAGGCCAACGTTCTAGTTGCTCCATCTATGGCTGCTGGAGTGGGAGGG GTTATAGCTGGGGAACTAGAACTAAAAGAGTGCAATTTGAATTGGTCTCCTGAAGATTTTGAATCTAAACTGCAG GAAGCAATGAAGCAGACATACCAGAGAGCACTCAAAGCAGCAACTGATTTTGGTTATCAGAAAGAGAGTCCCGA GGCATTGGTTCATGGAGCAGCCATCTCTGCTTTTCTAACAATTGCAAGTGGTATGGCTGATCAAGGATGTGCATAA
- the LOC105157722 gene encoding 40S ribosomal protein S15a-5, translating into MGRRILNDALRTIVNAEKRGFASAELKPISNVMASFLQIMKYRGYIKDFEVHDPHRVGRISVQLLGRVKDCRAITYRQDIKAQHIDSYKARMLPTHQWGYVVITTPNGVLDHEEAIRQNVGGQVLGYFY; encoded by the exons ATGGGAAGAAGAATACTCAACGATGCCTTGAGAACCATCGTCAATGCAGAAAAGAGAGGCTTCGCTTCCGCGGAGCTTAAGCCCATCTCTAATGTCATGGCCTCTTTCCTGCAAATCATGAAATACAGAG GTTACATTAAGGATTTTGAAGTTCATGATCCACATAGGGTTGGGAGGATAAGTGTGCAGCTGCTAGGGAGGGTTAAAGATTGTCGGGCAATCACTTATAGGCAAGATATTAAGGCCCAGCACATAGACAGTTACAAAGCTCGAATGCTTCCAACGCATCAG TGGGGCtatgttgtaattacaacaCCAAATGGAGTTCTGGATCATGAAGAGGCTATTCGACAGAATGTTGGTGGCCAAGTGCTTGGATACTTTTACTGA
- the LOC105157720 gene encoding ESCRT-related protein CHMP1B, which produces MGNTEKLMQQIMDLKFTSKSLQRQARKCEKEEKAEKLKVKKAIEKGNMDGARIYAENSIRKRNEQMNYLRLASRLDAVVARLDTQAKMTAISKSMGSIVKSLESSLATGNLQKMSETMDQFERQFVNMEVQAEFMESSMAGSTSLSTPEGEVNSLMQQVADDYGLEVSVGLPQPAAHAVSVKNSEKVDEDDLTRRLAELKARG; this is translated from the coding sequence ATGGGAAACACCGAGAAGCTGATGCAGCAGATCATGGATCTGAAATTCACCTCGAAGAGCCTGCAGCGTCAGGCTCGCAAGTGCGAGAAGGAGGAGAAGGCGGAGAAATTGAAGGTGAAGAAAGCGATTGAGAAAGGTAACATGGACGGAGCGCGGATCTACGCTGAGAACTCCATACGCAAGCGCAACGAGCAGATGAACTATCTCCGCCTCGCGTCGCGGCTCGACGCTGTGGTAGCGCGTCTCGACACGCAGGCGAAGATGACCGCGATCAGCAAGTCAATGGGGAGCATCGTCAAATCGCTCGAATCGTCGCTCGCCACTGGGAACTTGCAGAAGATGTCGGAGACGATGGACCAGTTTGAGAGGCAGTTCGTCAATATGGAAGTTCAGGCCGAGTTTATGGAGAGTTCTATGGCTGGAAGCACTTCTCTCTCCACTCCTGAAGGCGAGGTCAACAGCCTTATGCAGCAGGTGGCTGACGATTACGGCCTCGAGGTGTCTGTGGGTCTGCCCCAGCCCGCGGCTCATGCTGTGTCCGTGAAGAACAGTGAGAAGGTCGACGAGGATGACCTCACCAGGCGCCTTGCGGAGCTTAAGGCCCGCGGGTGA